The following are from one region of the Paramicrobacterium humi genome:
- the serA gene encoding phosphoglycerate dehydrogenase — translation MSKPVVLIAEELSPATVEALGPDFEIRNVDGTDRPALFSALADANAVLVRSATKMDAEAIAAAPNLKVIARAGVGLDNVDIKAATTAGVMVVNAPTSNIISAAELTVGHILSLARNIPAANQSLSDGKWMRSAYTGVELYEKTVGIIGLGRIGALITARLQAFGVNVIAYDPYVTSARAQQLGVQLVTLDELLETADFITIHMPKTPETTGMIGTPQLKRMKPTAYIVNVARGGLIDEEALHEALSNNVIAGAGIDVFVSEPPKESPLLGLPNIIVTPHLGASTGEAQEKAGVSVAKSVRLALGGELVPDAVNVAGGVIDPYVRPGIPLVEKLGQVFSGLTHSPLTSVDVEVHGELNDYDVSVYKLAALKGIFTNIVSESVSYVNAPLLAEQRGIEVRQITDAVSEEYRNIITIRGALSDGSQISVSGTLTGTKQIEKLVGINGYDLEMPLDKHHVVLLYTDRPGIVAVYGEKFGSAGVNIANMQIARHEAGGEALSVLTVDSPVPDGVLDEIRDATQATLVREIDITE, via the coding sequence GTGTCAAAACCGGTCGTGCTGATCGCTGAAGAACTCTCGCCCGCAACGGTCGAGGCCCTCGGGCCCGATTTCGAGATCCGAAACGTCGACGGCACCGACCGTCCCGCTCTGTTCTCGGCGCTCGCCGACGCGAACGCCGTCCTGGTTCGCTCCGCGACGAAGATGGACGCCGAGGCCATCGCCGCGGCGCCGAATCTCAAAGTCATCGCGCGCGCCGGCGTGGGCCTCGACAACGTCGACATCAAGGCTGCGACGACCGCGGGCGTCATGGTCGTGAACGCGCCGACCTCGAACATCATCTCGGCGGCGGAGCTCACCGTCGGCCACATCCTGAGCCTTGCCCGCAACATTCCCGCCGCCAACCAGTCGCTCTCGGACGGCAAATGGATGCGCTCCGCGTACACGGGGGTCGAGCTCTACGAGAAGACCGTCGGCATCATCGGCCTCGGCCGCATCGGCGCGCTCATCACGGCACGCCTGCAGGCGTTCGGCGTCAACGTCATCGCCTACGACCCGTATGTGACGAGCGCTCGCGCGCAACAGCTCGGCGTTCAGCTCGTGACGCTCGACGAGCTGCTCGAGACGGCGGACTTCATCACGATCCACATGCCGAAGACGCCCGAGACCACGGGCATGATCGGCACCCCGCAGCTGAAGAGGATGAAGCCGACCGCGTACATCGTCAACGTCGCTCGCGGCGGGCTCATCGACGAAGAGGCGCTGCACGAGGCGCTCTCGAACAACGTCATCGCGGGCGCCGGCATCGACGTGTTCGTCAGCGAACCGCCGAAGGAGTCGCCGCTTCTCGGGCTTCCCAACATCATCGTCACCCCGCACCTGGGAGCGTCCACGGGCGAAGCGCAGGAGAAGGCGGGCGTCTCCGTCGCCAAGTCCGTGCGACTCGCGCTCGGGGGCGAGCTCGTGCCCGACGCGGTCAACGTCGCGGGCGGCGTGATCGACCCGTACGTTCGCCCCGGCATCCCGCTCGTCGAGAAGCTCGGCCAGGTGTTCTCGGGTCTCACGCACTCGCCGCTCACGAGCGTCGACGTCGAGGTGCACGGCGAGCTCAACGACTACGACGTGAGCGTGTACAAGCTCGCCGCCCTCAAGGGAATCTTCACGAACATCGTGAGCGAGTCCGTCTCGTACGTGAACGCTCCGCTCCTCGCGGAGCAGCGCGGCATCGAGGTTCGCCAGATTACGGATGCCGTGAGCGAGGAGTACCGCAACATCATCACGATCCGCGGCGCGCTGAGCGACGGCTCGCAGATCTCCGTCTCGGGAACCCTCACGGGCACGAAGCAGATCGAGAAGCTCGTCGGCATCAACGGCTACGACCTCGAGATGCCGCTCGACAAGCACCACGTCGTGCTGCTCTACACCGACCGGCCCGGAATCGTCGCCGTGTACGGCGAGAAGTTCGGCAGCGCCGGCGTCAACATCGCGAACATGCAGATCGCCCGTCACGAGGCCGGCGGGGAGGCGCTCAGCGTGCTCACCGTCGACTCGCCCGTGCCCGACGGCGTTCTCGACGAGATCCGCGACGCCACGCAGGCCACGCTCGTGCGGGAGATCGACATCACCGAGTAG
- a CDS encoding 3-isopropylmalate dehydrogenase produces MPRTVTLALIPGDGIGPEVVAEAEKVLDRAVAGSDVVFEKTRFQLGAGRFLETGDVLTDDDLEAISRHDAILLGAVGGKPGDPRLKDANIERGLLLKLRFSLDHYVNLRPTRVYPGVPSPLRDAGEVDFLVVREGTEGPYVGNGGSIRQGTPHEIANEVSVNTAYGVERVVRFAFEKAASRRKKLTLVHKTNVLVFAGSLWKRTVDAVAADYPDVAVDYLHVDAATIFLVTEPAKFDVIVTDNLFGDILTDLAGAISGGIGLAASGNINPDGTFPSMFEPVHGSAPDIAGQQKADPTAAILSVALLLDHLGLAEAATAVTAAVEADIAERDGTPRTTAEIGDQIAARLNGEASAPASNTKEH; encoded by the coding sequence ATGCCTCGCACCGTCACACTCGCGCTCATCCCCGGCGATGGGATCGGACCCGAAGTCGTCGCCGAGGCCGAGAAGGTGCTCGATCGCGCGGTAGCGGGAAGCGATGTCGTGTTCGAGAAGACCCGCTTCCAGCTGGGCGCGGGCCGCTTCCTCGAGACCGGCGACGTGCTGACCGACGACGACCTCGAGGCGATCTCACGCCACGACGCGATTCTGCTCGGCGCCGTCGGCGGCAAGCCCGGCGATCCCCGGTTGAAGGACGCGAACATCGAGCGCGGCCTCCTGCTCAAGCTGCGCTTCAGCCTCGACCACTACGTCAACCTGCGCCCGACGCGCGTGTACCCGGGAGTTCCGAGCCCGCTGCGCGACGCGGGCGAGGTCGACTTTCTCGTCGTGCGGGAAGGCACGGAAGGTCCCTACGTCGGCAACGGCGGCAGCATTCGCCAGGGCACGCCCCACGAGATCGCGAACGAGGTCTCCGTCAACACGGCGTACGGCGTCGAACGCGTCGTGCGCTTCGCGTTCGAGAAGGCGGCGTCGCGCCGCAAGAAGCTGACGCTCGTGCACAAGACGAACGTGCTCGTGTTCGCCGGTTCTCTGTGGAAGAGAACGGTGGATGCCGTCGCCGCGGACTACCCGGACGTCGCCGTCGACTACCTGCACGTCGACGCCGCGACGATCTTCCTCGTCACAGAACCTGCTAAATTTGACGTCATCGTCACCGACAACCTCTTCGGCGACATCCTCACCGACTTAGCCGGCGCAATAAGCGGCGGCATCGGCCTCGCAGCATCCGGAAACATCAACCCGGACGGCACGTTCCCGAGCATGTTCGAGCCGGTACACGGCTCCGCACCCGACATCGCCGGCCAGCAGAAGGCGGATCCGACCGCCGCGATCCTCTCTGTTGCGCTGCTGCTCGATCACCTCGGCCTCGCCGAGGCCGCGACCGCGGTCACCGCCGCCGTCGAAGCCGACATCGCCGAGCGTGACGGAACGCCACGCACAACCGCGGAGATCGGCGACCAGATCGCCGCACGCCTCAACGGAGAGGCATCCGCACCCGCATCGAACACCAAGGAACACTGA
- a CDS encoding branched-chain amino acid aminotransferase, with protein sequence MTLSAEASPLTFNHELNPNPASDLERESVLANPGFGLHFTDHMVAIDWDLGVGWHDARLQPYGPLQVDPASAVLHYGQEIFEGLKAYRHDDGSIWTFRPEKNAERLQRSARRLALPELPVDAFLESLKQIVRADKAWVPTDADGSLYLRPFMIANETFLGVRAAHRVAYYVIASPAGPYFSGGVKPVSIWLSTEYSRAGRGGTGAAKCGGNYAASLLPQEEAAANGCSQVLFLDAETGTHVDELGGMNVFFVMGDRLVTPATSGSILEGVTRDSILQLARDRGMTVEERDFTLEEWRDGVESGTISETFACGTAAVITPIAQVKGHDVLFGDADAPAGEVTLSLRQELTDIQHGRAEDRHGWLYRLDA encoded by the coding sequence ATGACCCTCTCCGCCGAAGCCTCGCCACTCACGTTCAACCACGAGCTGAACCCGAACCCCGCCAGCGACCTCGAACGCGAGTCGGTGCTCGCGAACCCGGGCTTCGGGCTGCACTTCACCGACCACATGGTCGCGATCGACTGGGACCTCGGCGTCGGCTGGCACGACGCGCGACTGCAGCCCTACGGGCCGCTCCAGGTGGACCCGGCGTCCGCTGTTCTGCACTACGGGCAGGAGATCTTCGAGGGGCTCAAGGCGTACCGGCACGACGACGGCTCGATCTGGACCTTCCGGCCGGAGAAGAACGCCGAGCGGCTGCAGCGCTCCGCCCGCCGGCTCGCGCTGCCCGAGCTGCCCGTCGACGCGTTCCTCGAGTCGCTCAAGCAGATCGTGCGGGCCGACAAGGCATGGGTTCCCACGGATGCCGACGGCAGCCTCTACCTTCGCCCGTTCATGATCGCGAACGAGACCTTCCTCGGTGTGCGCGCGGCTCACCGCGTCGCGTACTACGTCATCGCGTCGCCCGCCGGACCGTACTTCTCGGGCGGCGTCAAGCCCGTCTCGATCTGGCTCTCGACCGAGTACTCCCGCGCGGGCCGCGGCGGAACCGGAGCGGCCAAGTGCGGCGGCAACTACGCCGCGTCGCTGCTCCCGCAAGAGGAGGCCGCCGCCAACGGCTGCTCGCAAGTGCTGTTCCTCGACGCGGAGACCGGAACGCACGTCGACGAGCTGGGCGGCATGAACGTGTTCTTCGTTATGGGGGACCGCCTCGTCACTCCCGCGACCTCCGGCAGCATCCTCGAAGGCGTCACGCGCGACAGCATCCTCCAGCTCGCCCGCGACCGCGGCATGACGGTGGAAGAGCGCGACTTCACGCTTGAGGAATGGCGTGACGGCGTCGAGTCCGGCACGATCTCCGAGACGTTCGCGTGCGGAACGGCCGCGGTCATCACGCCGATCGCGCAAGTGAAGGGGCACGATGTGCTGTTCGGCGACGCCGACGCACCGGCCGGCGAAGTCACCCTGTCGCTGCGCCAGGAGCTCACCGACATTCAGCACGGTCGCGCGGAAGACCGCCACGGCTGGCTCTACCGCCTCGACGCCTGA
- a CDS encoding fumarylacetoacetate hydrolase family protein, which yields MKIARFSHSGAINFGLLDDDALVVLDGDPMYAGFDTTGERVPLAEATLLAPVIPRSKIVAIGKNYHDHAAEMGGTAPEEPLLFLKPNTAVVGPHDRIVLPPQSRQVEHEGELAVVIGSVAKNVRASDAASVIYGYTIANDVTARDLQRADGQWSRAKGFDTFCPLGPVIETEFTQDQAVIETRVNGDVRQHAPLTDMIHSVGSIIEYASAVFTLLPGDVILTGTPAGVGALVAGDTVEVEVTGIGTLANRVG from the coding sequence GTGAAGATCGCACGGTTCAGCCACAGCGGCGCCATCAACTTTGGGCTCCTCGACGACGACGCTCTCGTCGTGCTCGACGGGGACCCGATGTACGCGGGCTTCGACACGACGGGGGAGCGGGTGCCGCTCGCGGAGGCGACGCTGCTCGCCCCCGTCATCCCTCGATCGAAGATCGTGGCGATCGGCAAGAACTATCACGACCACGCCGCCGAGATGGGCGGAACGGCACCGGAGGAGCCGCTGCTGTTCCTCAAGCCCAACACCGCCGTCGTCGGCCCCCACGATCGCATCGTCCTCCCGCCGCAGTCCCGTCAGGTCGAGCACGAGGGTGAGCTCGCCGTCGTGATCGGCAGTGTCGCGAAGAACGTGCGAGCATCGGATGCCGCGAGCGTGATCTACGGCTACACGATCGCGAACGACGTCACCGCGCGCGACCTGCAGCGTGCCGACGGCCAGTGGTCCCGCGCGAAGGGGTTCGACACGTTCTGCCCGCTCGGTCCCGTCATCGAGACGGAGTTCACGCAGGACCAGGCCGTCATCGAGACGCGCGTGAACGGCGACGTGCGACAGCACGCGCCGCTGACCGACATGATCCACTCGGTGGGCTCGATCATCGAGTACGCGTCCGCGGTGTTCACGCTGCTCCCGGGCGACGTCATCCTCACGGGCACGCCGGCGGGCGTCGGCGCGCTCGTGGCGGGAGACACCGTCGAAGTCGAGGTCACGGGAATCGGAACCCTCGCCAACCGCGTCGGCTGA
- the mvk gene encoding mevalonate kinase encodes MGTAHAKTILLGEHAVVYGRPAIAFPVASLTLEARAESIGSGLALHTPFHAGAITAEDDAAATREEHIAAVAVRRTLERIGRPLDGVGVSVTGLIPAARGLGSSAAVASAIAVAVAGLHGIALTPADRFEIVQSVERVAHGTPSGLDAYATTAAGPIWFEQGRARTLAVAESPALLVADTGVLGRTGVAVAEVRARHERNPHAIEAAMEGIADLVVGAREDLASAAFADLGERMNACHGVLSSIGVSSTELDALVQAARRAGALGAKLTGGGQGGCIIALAPSASELPALAAALTASGATGVWFVTDGEENA; translated from the coding sequence GTGGGAACCGCCCATGCGAAGACGATCCTGCTCGGAGAGCACGCGGTCGTCTACGGGCGACCGGCGATCGCCTTCCCTGTCGCCTCGCTCACCCTCGAGGCGCGCGCCGAGAGCATCGGCTCGGGACTAGCGCTGCACACCCCGTTCCACGCCGGGGCGATCACGGCCGAGGACGACGCCGCCGCGACCCGCGAAGAACACATCGCCGCCGTCGCCGTGCGCCGCACGCTCGAGCGGATCGGCCGTCCCCTCGATGGTGTCGGCGTCTCGGTGACCGGGCTCATCCCCGCCGCCAGGGGACTCGGCTCGAGCGCAGCGGTCGCGAGCGCGATCGCTGTCGCCGTGGCAGGACTTCACGGCATCGCGCTCACGCCCGCTGACCGCTTTGAGATCGTTCAGTCGGTGGAACGCGTCGCCCACGGCACCCCGAGCGGGCTCGATGCCTACGCCACGACCGCTGCCGGCCCCATCTGGTTCGAGCAAGGCCGAGCGCGAACGCTCGCCGTCGCCGAATCGCCCGCGCTCCTCGTCGCCGACACGGGCGTGCTCGGCCGCACGGGAGTCGCCGTCGCCGAGGTTCGTGCACGTCACGAGCGCAATCCGCACGCGATAGAGGCCGCGATGGAAGGCATCGCTGATCTCGTCGTGGGAGCACGCGAAGACCTCGCTTCGGCGGCATTCGCAGACCTCGGTGAGCGCATGAACGCGTGTCACGGCGTCCTGTCGAGCATCGGCGTGAGCAGTACCGAACTCGACGCCCTCGTGCAAGCGGCTCGCCGCGCCGGCGCACTCGGTGCCAAACTTACAGGAGGCGGGCAAGGCGGTTGCATCATCGCGCTCGCGCCGTCGGCCAGCGAGCTCCCGGCGCTCGCTGCAGCGCTCACCGCCTCGGGCGCGACCGGCGTCTGGTTCGTGACCGATGGAGAGGAGAACGCATGA
- the mvaD gene encoding diphosphomevalonate decarboxylase, which translates to MTSTAIAHPNIALVKYWGKRDEELILPATGSLSLTLDVFPTTTTIELTGEKDDVVILDGAHLSGSESARVITVLDLVRELSGRDERARVTSTNTVPTAAGLASSAAAFAALAVAAAHSYELDADARTLSRLARRGSGSASRSVFGGLARWNAGVDDETSFAEPLEWRGPELAMVIAVVSSARKSVSSRNAMRRTVETSPYFPAWVESNAVLLDRMSEAVTTGDFTAMGELTEQSALRMHASMFGAVPPVRYLTASSVALFDAVAALRDSGVEAYATADAGPNVKTLCRASDADSVVARLSDAMPSVEYVVAHSGRGARIAAEEVA; encoded by the coding sequence ATGACGAGCACCGCCATCGCCCACCCCAACATCGCTCTCGTGAAGTACTGGGGCAAGCGTGATGAGGAACTCATCCTTCCCGCAACCGGCAGCCTCTCGCTCACGCTCGACGTGTTCCCCACGACGACAACAATCGAGCTCACCGGCGAGAAGGACGACGTGGTGATCCTCGACGGGGCGCACTTGAGCGGTTCCGAGTCGGCGCGCGTCATCACCGTTCTCGACCTCGTTCGCGAACTGAGCGGCCGCGACGAGCGCGCCCGCGTCACCTCGACGAACACCGTGCCGACCGCGGCAGGGCTCGCGTCCTCAGCCGCCGCGTTCGCCGCTCTCGCCGTCGCGGCGGCCCACTCGTACGAGCTCGACGCCGATGCTCGAACGCTGTCCCGGCTCGCGCGGCGCGGCTCCGGATCGGCCTCGCGCTCCGTCTTCGGCGGGCTTGCCCGGTGGAACGCGGGCGTCGACGACGAGACCTCGTTCGCGGAGCCGCTCGAGTGGCGCGGCCCCGAGCTGGCGATGGTCATCGCCGTCGTGAGCTCCGCGCGGAAGTCCGTCTCGAGTCGGAACGCCATGCGCCGCACGGTGGAGACCTCGCCGTACTTCCCCGCGTGGGTCGAATCGAACGCGGTTCTGCTCGACCGGATGTCGGAGGCCGTCACGACAGGAGACTTCACGGCGATGGGGGAGCTCACCGAGCAGAGCGCCTTGCGCATGCACGCGAGCATGTTCGGCGCCGTTCCGCCGGTCCGTTATCTGACCGCGTCGAGCGTCGCCCTCTTCGACGCCGTGGCCGCTCTGAGAGATTCCGGCGTCGAAGCGTATGCGACTGCAGACGCCGGTCCCAACGTCAAGACCCTGTGCCGGGCGAGCGACGCGGATTCCGTCGTCGCCCGGTTGAGCGACGCCATGCCGAGCGTGGAATACGTCGTGGCGCACTCTGGACGCGGCGCCCGCATCGCCGCAGAGGAGGTTGCATGA
- a CDS encoding phosphomevalonate kinase translates to MITVRAPGKLFIAGEYAVVEPGNPSVLIAVDRYVRVDLTPSVGKGSIHSEQYGRQPVVWYRDSNGIVVDHDMQPVDYILSSIATVEQLVSELGVTPRFYDLTVSSELDDVSGRKFGLGSSAAVTVATIGALNEFYDLELTRLERYKLAMLATIAVSPRASGGDLAASTFGGWIAYSAPDRGHAMTLRDERGVIGALRSDWDGLSVRRLAPPSALRLMVGWTGSPASTSRLVDNLQGRRWTDEVHYADFLARSRHHVEALITALDEDDAEGVKTAIRGARRTLGALDSAAKLGIETPALARLSDTAEAIGAAAKSSGAGGGDCGVVFVDVDADVSALLREWELSDIRHLALSVHPAEGGLDER, encoded by the coding sequence ATGATCACGGTCCGCGCTCCGGGGAAGCTCTTCATCGCCGGCGAATACGCCGTCGTCGAACCGGGCAACCCCTCGGTGCTCATCGCCGTCGACCGCTACGTGCGCGTCGATCTCACGCCGAGCGTCGGCAAGGGCAGCATCCACTCGGAACAGTACGGGCGCCAGCCCGTCGTCTGGTACCGCGACTCGAACGGAATCGTCGTCGACCACGACATGCAGCCGGTCGACTACATCCTGTCGTCGATCGCGACGGTCGAACAGCTCGTGAGCGAACTCGGCGTCACCCCCCGGTTCTACGACCTGACCGTCTCGAGCGAGCTTGACGACGTCAGCGGACGCAAATTCGGGCTCGGATCGAGCGCCGCCGTCACCGTCGCGACCATCGGCGCGCTCAACGAGTTCTACGACCTCGAGCTCACGCGGCTCGAGCGGTACAAGCTCGCCATGCTCGCCACGATCGCCGTATCGCCGCGCGCGTCCGGCGGCGATCTCGCCGCGAGCACCTTCGGCGGCTGGATCGCGTATTCGGCACCAGACCGTGGGCATGCGATGACGCTGCGCGACGAGCGGGGCGTGATCGGTGCGCTCCGAAGCGACTGGGACGGCCTCTCGGTGCGTCGTCTCGCACCACCCAGCGCGCTCCGGCTCATGGTCGGCTGGACCGGTTCGCCCGCGTCCACATCGCGACTCGTCGACAACCTGCAGGGCCGGCGATGGACGGACGAGGTGCACTACGCGGACTTCCTCGCCCGAAGCAGGCATCACGTCGAGGCGCTCATCACGGCCCTCGACGAGGACGACGCCGAAGGCGTCAAGACCGCGATCAGAGGTGCGCGCCGCACGCTCGGCGCGTTGGACTCCGCGGCGAAGCTCGGCATCGAGACGCCCGCGCTCGCTCGGCTGAGTGACACCGCCGAGGCCATCGGCGCAGCAGCGAAATCCTCGGGTGCGGGCGGCGGCGACTGCGGTGTCGTCTTCGTTGACGTTGACGCCGACGTTTCCGCTCTTCTGAGAGAGTGGGAGCTCAGCGACATCCGACACCTCGCACTCTCTGTGCACCCGGCGGAAGGCGGACTCGATGAGCGGTGA
- the fni gene encoding type 2 isopentenyl-diphosphate Delta-isomerase: MSGDRKDDHVRLATEQNRDRHRRNDFDDVRFVHHALGAADIEAVSLRTRVGAMDWPVPLYINGMTGGSDATAIVNRDLAVVARETGIPIASGSMSPVFKDRDTTGGFRVLREENPSGIVLANLSANATPEQAHEAVGILGADALQIHVNAVQELVMPEGDRSFTHWPENIASIAASLDVPVVVKEVGFGMSGETVAELARLGVGVVDVSGRGGTDFAAIENARRTGADFAVLSGWGQSAVGGLLDSRAAAEDARVTLLASGGVRTPLDVVRALALGASAVGVAGGFLRILRQDGRDALIAEIRRWLEQITAITALLGQTSPAGLRNTDVVITGEVREFCQARGIDITAYATRRGTGKDTLS, translated from the coding sequence ATGAGCGGTGACCGCAAAGACGACCACGTCCGACTCGCGACGGAGCAGAACCGGGACCGGCACCGGCGGAACGACTTCGACGACGTGCGCTTCGTGCATCACGCGCTCGGCGCGGCCGACATCGAGGCCGTGTCGCTGCGCACTCGCGTGGGAGCAATGGACTGGCCGGTTCCGCTCTACATCAACGGCATGACGGGAGGGAGCGACGCGACCGCGATCGTGAATCGCGATCTCGCCGTGGTCGCGCGCGAGACGGGCATCCCCATCGCCTCTGGATCGATGAGCCCCGTGTTCAAGGACCGCGACACGACGGGCGGATTCCGCGTGCTGCGCGAGGAGAACCCGAGCGGCATCGTGCTCGCGAATCTGAGTGCGAACGCGACTCCCGAGCAAGCGCACGAGGCCGTGGGCATCCTCGGGGCCGACGCGCTGCAGATCCACGTGAACGCCGTGCAGGAACTCGTCATGCCCGAAGGCGATCGCTCCTTCACTCACTGGCCGGAGAACATCGCGAGCATCGCCGCGTCCCTCGATGTGCCCGTCGTCGTCAAGGAAGTCGGCTTCGGAATGAGCGGCGAAACGGTCGCCGAGCTCGCACGCCTCGGCGTCGGCGTGGTCGACGTCAGCGGCCGCGGCGGAACCGACTTCGCCGCGATCGAGAACGCCCGGCGCACGGGCGCGGACTTCGCCGTCCTCTCCGGCTGGGGGCAGTCCGCCGTGGGCGGACTGCTCGACTCGCGAGCAGCGGCAGAGGACGCGCGCGTCACGCTCCTGGCATCCGGGGGAGTGCGCACGCCGCTCGACGTCGTGAGGGCGCTGGCTCTCGGGGCGTCCGCCGTCGGCGTCGCCGGCGGATTCCTCCGCATCCTCCGCCAGGACGGTCGCGACGCGCTCATCGCCGAGATCCGTCGCTGGCTCGAGCAGATCACCGCCATCACGGCCCTCCTCGGCCAGACCAGCCCGGCCGGTCTGCGCAACACCGATGTGGTCATCACCGGCGAAGTGCGCGAGTTCTGTCAGGCACGAGGAATCGACATCACCGCGTACGCCACGCGACGCGGGACGGGGAAGGACACGCTCTCATGA
- a CDS encoding hydroxymethylglutaryl-CoA reductase: protein MTDDTLYAAVPLRWLGPIRIGGNVMTGEQEVPLATYETTLWPSVRRGAHVSTLVDDGITATLVDDRMARSVLFEAEDAAAALAAARRIEADIAGLQAVVAETSRFAHLLEVNHQIVGNLLFLRFEFSTGDASGHNMVTLASDKLMAHILGADRSLSYGSISGNYCTDKKASAVNGILGRGKNVVTEILIPEEILRRRLRTSAQKMADLNVRKNLIGGAVAGSLRSANAHYANMLLGFYLATGQDAANIVEGSQGFTHGEARGDDLYFSCTLPNLIVGTVGNGKGLDFVSENLARLGCAEDREPGENARRLAALCAATVLCGELSLMAAQTNPGELMAAHLQFERKSR from the coding sequence ATGACCGACGACACCCTGTACGCCGCAGTTCCGCTGCGCTGGCTCGGCCCGATCCGCATCGGCGGAAACGTCATGACCGGCGAGCAGGAGGTTCCTCTCGCGACATACGAGACGACCCTGTGGCCGTCGGTGCGCCGGGGAGCGCACGTGTCGACGCTCGTCGATGACGGAATCACCGCGACCCTCGTCGACGACCGCATGGCTCGCTCCGTGCTCTTCGAAGCCGAGGATGCGGCGGCCGCTCTCGCCGCCGCCCGCCGCATCGAAGCGGACATCGCCGGTCTGCAGGCGGTCGTGGCCGAGACTAGCCGATTCGCGCACCTCCTCGAGGTCAACCACCAGATCGTCGGAAACCTGCTGTTTCTCCGCTTCGAATTCTCGACGGGCGATGCATCGGGCCACAACATGGTCACGCTCGCGTCCGACAAGCTCATGGCGCACATCCTCGGCGCGGACCGGAGCCTGAGCTACGGCTCGATCTCTGGCAACTACTGCACTGACAAGAAGGCCTCTGCCGTCAACGGCATCCTGGGGCGCGGTAAGAACGTCGTCACCGAGATCCTGATCCCCGAAGAGATCCTCCGCCGCCGGCTGCGCACGAGCGCGCAGAAGATGGCCGACCTCAACGTGCGGAAGAACCTCATCGGCGGTGCCGTCGCCGGAAGCCTCCGCTCGGCGAACGCGCACTACGCCAACATGCTGCTCGGCTTCTACCTCGCGACGGGGCAGGATGCCGCCAACATCGTGGAGGGCTCGCAAGGGTTCACGCACGGGGAAGCGCGCGGCGACGACCTGTACTTCTCCTGCACGCTGCCCAACCTCATCGTCGGTACGGTGGGAAACGGGAAGGGACTGGACTTCGTCTCCGAGAACCTCGCCCGCCTCGGCTGCGCCGAGGACCGTGAGCCGGGCGAGAACGCGAGAAGGCTCGCCGCGCTGTGCGCCGCGACGGTGCTGTGCGGCGAACTGTCGCTCATGGCCGCCCAGACCAATCCCGGTGAGCTCATGGCAGCGCACCTTCAGTTTGAAAGGAAGTCACGATGA